In a single window of the Gemmatimonadaceae bacterium genome:
- a CDS encoding DUF1080 domain-containing protein, with product MRRLRLEAAVRAGGVLASAVLACAAIASPARAQGTTRSIFNGKDLGGWHVDVPALDSNPRAPNPFVVRHGMLATLGEPQGHLITDASYRDYRLEVEYRFPGKPGNAGVLIHASTPRALYRMFPKSVEVQMESGNAGDFWCIVEDITVPDMVKRRGPRSEWGITEGKGRRIVNLTDGAEKPLGEWNRMVIEALGGEVKVWVNGTLVNHGTNATARQGQIAVQSEGTPVEFRMLRLTPISALSAKAP from the coding sequence ATGCGCCGCCTCAGACTCGAAGCCGCCGTCCGCGCGGGCGGCGTGCTGGCCAGCGCCGTGCTGGCGTGCGCCGCCATCGCGTCGCCCGCGCGTGCCCAGGGGACGACGCGCTCGATCTTCAACGGCAAGGACCTGGGCGGCTGGCACGTCGACGTCCCCGCGCTCGACAGCAACCCCAGGGCGCCCAACCCGTTCGTCGTTCGCCACGGGATGCTGGCCACGTTAGGCGAGCCGCAGGGGCACCTCATCACCGATGCGAGCTATCGCGACTATCGGCTGGAAGTGGAGTACCGCTTCCCGGGCAAACCGGGGAATGCGGGGGTGCTCATCCACGCCTCCACGCCGCGCGCGCTGTACCGGATGTTCCCCAAGTCTGTCGAGGTGCAGATGGAGAGCGGGAACGCCGGCGACTTCTGGTGCATCGTGGAAGACATCACCGTCCCCGACATGGTCAAGCGGCGCGGCCCCAGGAGCGAATGGGGAATCACCGAGGGAAAGGGGCGTCGCATCGTGAACCTCACCGACGGCGCCGAGAAGCCGTTAGGCGAGTGGAATCGCATGGTCATCGAGGCACTCGGCGGCGAGGTGAAGGTCTGGGTCAACGGGACGTTGGTGAACCACGGCACCAACGCCACCGCCCGTCAGGGACAGATCGCCGTGCAGTCGGAGGGCACTCCCGTGGAGTTCCGCATGCTGCGCCTCACGCCGATCAGTGCGCTGTCTGCCAAGGCTCCCTGA
- a CDS encoding MmgE/PrpD family protein encodes MSSLDRREFLGSVVAASLATGAAAGAAHAEPVARVHALLSADGVTRTLARHVVGASYDTLPDAVRQEARRTLLNWTGCAIGGSRHETVDTAIAALSPFFGAAQASLLGRSERVDLLHAALLNGIASHVHDYDDTHLKTVIHPGGPVLSALLALAEYRPVSGRDFLNAMVQGIEVECRIGNAVYPDHYDRGWHITGTAGVFGAAAACGKLLALNEQQMTWALGLAATQPVGLREMFGSMTKPFHPGRAAQNGLTAALLASKGFTSTEVGLEGKCGWANVTSTKQDYREITGELGSRYELLLNTYKPFACGIVIHPAIDACIQLRNAHRLTPEQVERIDLRVHPLVLELTGKKTPQTGLESKFSVYFAAALAIAKGSAGIHDFSTVNARDPRIVALRDRVTATADPSIKEEQVRATITLRDGRTLEQFIEHVVGSVERPMSDADLEAKFLALAEGVIPVAQSRRVMERCWKVDTLASAAELATAARRS; translated from the coding sequence ATGTCATCGCTCGATCGACGCGAGTTCCTGGGTTCGGTGGTGGCGGCGAGCCTCGCGACCGGGGCGGCCGCCGGCGCCGCGCACGCCGAGCCGGTGGCGCGCGTCCACGCGCTGTTGAGCGCCGACGGCGTCACGCGCACACTGGCGCGCCACGTGGTTGGCGCCTCGTACGACACGCTTCCCGACGCGGTGCGCCAGGAAGCGCGCCGCACCCTGCTCAACTGGACCGGATGCGCGATTGGCGGGTCGCGGCACGAAACGGTCGATACCGCCATCGCCGCGCTCTCGCCCTTTTTCGGTGCGGCGCAGGCTTCCCTGCTCGGCCGAAGCGAGCGCGTGGATCTGCTGCACGCCGCGCTGCTCAACGGGATCGCGTCGCACGTGCATGACTACGACGACACGCACCTCAAGACGGTGATCCACCCCGGCGGCCCCGTGCTGTCGGCCCTCCTGGCGCTTGCCGAGTATCGCCCGGTCTCGGGGCGTGACTTCCTGAATGCGATGGTGCAAGGTATCGAGGTCGAGTGCCGCATCGGCAACGCGGTCTATCCTGATCATTACGATCGCGGCTGGCACATCACGGGGACGGCCGGCGTCTTCGGGGCGGCGGCGGCGTGCGGCAAGCTGCTCGCCCTCAACGAGCAACAGATGACATGGGCGTTGGGGCTGGCGGCGACGCAGCCGGTGGGATTGCGCGAGATGTTCGGCTCCATGACCAAGCCGTTCCATCCGGGACGCGCCGCGCAGAACGGGCTCACCGCCGCGCTCCTCGCATCCAAGGGCTTCACCAGCACCGAGGTGGGGCTCGAGGGGAAGTGCGGATGGGCCAACGTCACCAGCACCAAGCAGGACTATCGGGAGATCACCGGGGAACTGGGGAGCCGCTACGAGCTGCTGCTCAACACCTACAAGCCGTTTGCCTGTGGTATCGTCATTCACCCGGCCATCGACGCCTGCATCCAGCTGCGCAACGCCCACCGCCTCACGCCGGAGCAGGTGGAGCGCATCGACCTGCGCGTCCATCCGCTCGTGCTCGAGCTCACCGGGAAGAAGACGCCGCAGACAGGGCTGGAGAGCAAGTTCTCCGTCTACTTCGCGGCGGCGCTGGCCATTGCGAAGGGTTCGGCGGGGATCCACGATTTCAGCACCGTGAACGCACGCGACCCGCGCATCGTCGCGTTGCGCGACCGGGTGACGGCGACGGCCGATCCGTCCATCAAGGAGGAGCAGGTGCGGGCCACCATCACCCTCAGGGACGGACGCACGCTCGAGCAGTTCATCGAGCACGTGGTGGGAAGTGTCGAGCGCCCCATGTCCGACGCCGACCTCGAGGCCAAGTTCCTCGCCCTCGCCGAGGGCGTGATTCCGGTGGCGCAGTCGCGTCGCGTGATGGAGCGATGCTGGAAGGTCGACACGCTTGCCAGCGCGGCGGAGCTCGCGACGGCGGCACGGCGCAGCTAG
- a CDS encoding RsmD family RNA methyltransferase — protein sequence MRIVGGKFAGRDLTSPADRHVRPTAEHMRGALLDLLEPELAEARVLDLYAGTGALGIEAISRGAASCDFVEWRPTSLWALKSNVNRFKLKGRTRTFKHDAIHFTLALEEGRYDLAFCDPPYESKQLDWIIRLWEEKRFARILAVEHALTHILPSGHSSITSGLTCFTIYRDAASLALPDAPRPVARVVPLPWTLEESSRPSRPSRPTRPSRTSRSPRRPPRA from the coding sequence ATGAGAATCGTCGGCGGCAAGTTTGCAGGGCGCGACCTCACCTCGCCGGCCGATCGGCACGTGCGCCCAACGGCCGAGCACATGCGCGGGGCGTTGCTTGATCTGCTGGAGCCGGAGCTTGCCGAGGCGCGCGTCCTTGACCTGTACGCCGGAACCGGCGCGCTCGGCATCGAGGCCATTTCGCGCGGCGCCGCGTCGTGCGACTTCGTCGAGTGGCGCCCCACGTCGCTGTGGGCGCTCAAGAGCAACGTCAATCGCTTCAAGCTCAAGGGGCGCACGCGCACCTTCAAGCACGATGCCATCCACTTCACGCTTGCGCTCGAGGAAGGGCGCTACGACCTCGCCTTCTGCGACCCGCCGTATGAGTCGAAGCAGCTCGACTGGATCATCCGCCTGTGGGAGGAGAAGCGCTTCGCGCGCATCCTGGCGGTGGAGCACGCCCTGACGCACATCCTTCCGTCGGGGCACTCATCGATCACGTCGGGACTGACCTGCTTCACCATCTATCGCGATGCGGCGTCGCTGGCGCTGCCCGACGCGCCGCGCCCCGTGGCGCGCGTGGTCCCCCTTCCGTGGACACTCGAGGAGAGCTCGCGCCCCTCGCGCCCCTCGCGCCCAACGCGCCCGTCTCGGACGTCGCGCTCCCCGCGCCGGCCGCCGCGCGCCTAA
- the ppc gene encoding phosphoenolpyruvate carboxylase, producing MRTPMERAALAAEKNRPLMEDIRLLGRILGDVIREQDGTEAYELVERVRQLSVAYRLKSDAAAGASLDSILRNLTNDETVSVIRAFSFFSHLANIAEDRHFVRRRLHHERQGDVQEGSLAMTFRRLRGAGVANDRVARMLQSACISPVLTAHPTEVQRQSILAAERTIAELVAQRESLLTARDRADNELRLKGCVTQLWQTRILRLTRLTVADEIENALQYYHATFLREVPRMYRALEELMPGEAIPTFFRMGNWIGGDRDGNPFVTSETLQRAFERQGQTAIGWYLDEVHALGAELSMSTLLTEVTPALQALADRSGDASAHRSDEPYRRALIGMYARLAATLTALTGAVALRQAVAAAEPYDSADQFLTDLQAIEASLRAHHADPVVPLRLAPLVRAVQVFGFHLATVDLRQSSDRHEATLAELLRVAALHDDYAALGEPARRALLMRCLNDARGLRVRGAPYSESTVGELAIFETAMAMRARFGRAALRQYIISHTEDVSDLLEVLLLFKEAGLLHGTLGGGARTDVIVVPLFETIGDLQRSPAIMRDFYELPGIAAMMRASGSEQEVMLGYSDSNKDGGTFTSNWELYKAETDLAALFRDGEATRGITLRLFHGRGGTVGRGGGPSYEAILAQPPGTVNGQLRLTEQGEIIASKYANPDIGRRNLETLVAATLEATLLPPARALPRSFRDAAEQVSAASFAAYRALVYETPGFADYFFSATPIREIAELNIGSRPSSRKASRAIDDLRAIPWVFSWGQCRVALPGWCGFGSGVATFLDADPARREKRLALLRRMYARWPFFRTLLSNLDMVLAKTDLGIARRYVELVEDRALGERIFARIEGEWRRAGEMLALITGEATRLASNPALARSIEHRFSYIDPLNHLQVELMRRYRLGESTGAILPDRVKRGIHLSINGVAAGLRNTG from the coding sequence ATGCGTACTCCCATGGAAAGGGCTGCGCTCGCCGCAGAAAAGAACCGTCCGCTCATGGAGGACATCCGCCTCCTGGGGCGCATCCTGGGCGACGTCATCCGCGAACAGGATGGAACGGAGGCGTACGAACTCGTCGAGCGCGTGCGCCAACTCTCCGTTGCCTATCGCCTCAAGAGCGATGCAGCGGCGGGCGCTTCGCTCGACTCGATTCTCCGCAACCTCACCAACGACGAGACCGTCAGCGTCATTCGCGCCTTCTCCTTCTTTTCGCACCTGGCCAACATCGCCGAAGACCGTCATTTCGTGCGCCGCCGGCTGCACCACGAGCGGCAGGGGGACGTGCAGGAAGGGTCGCTGGCGATGACATTCCGCCGACTGCGGGGGGCCGGCGTCGCGAATGACCGCGTGGCCCGAATGCTCCAGTCGGCCTGCATCTCGCCGGTGCTCACGGCGCATCCCACCGAGGTGCAACGGCAGAGCATCCTGGCAGCCGAGCGTACCATTGCCGAGCTGGTCGCGCAGCGCGAATCGCTCCTCACGGCTCGCGACCGCGCCGACAACGAGCTTCGGCTCAAGGGGTGCGTGACGCAGCTCTGGCAGACGCGCATCCTCCGGCTGACGCGCCTAACGGTTGCCGATGAGATCGAGAACGCGCTGCAGTACTACCACGCCACCTTCCTGCGCGAGGTTCCGCGGATGTACCGCGCGCTGGAGGAGCTGATGCCGGGAGAGGCGATCCCGACCTTCTTTCGCATGGGGAACTGGATTGGCGGCGACCGCGACGGCAATCCCTTCGTCACGTCCGAGACGCTGCAGCGCGCCTTCGAGCGCCAGGGTCAGACGGCCATTGGTTGGTACCTGGACGAGGTGCATGCGCTGGGCGCCGAGCTGTCGATGTCGACGCTCCTGACCGAGGTGACGCCTGCGCTGCAGGCGCTGGCCGACCGATCCGGCGACGCCAGCGCGCATCGTTCCGACGAGCCCTACCGTCGCGCCCTGATCGGGATGTATGCGCGCCTGGCCGCCACGCTCACCGCGCTCACCGGGGCGGTGGCGCTGCGACAGGCGGTCGCCGCCGCCGAGCCCTACGACAGCGCCGACCAGTTCCTCACCGACCTGCAGGCCATCGAGGCGTCGTTGCGCGCGCATCACGCCGATCCGGTCGTTCCATTGCGGCTGGCGCCGCTCGTCCGGGCGGTGCAGGTCTTCGGCTTCCACCTGGCGACGGTGGACCTGCGCCAGAGCTCGGACCGCCACGAGGCGACGCTGGCGGAGCTGCTGCGCGTGGCCGCGCTGCACGACGACTACGCCGCGTTAGGCGAGCCGGCGCGCCGCGCCCTGCTCATGCGCTGCCTCAACGACGCGCGCGGCCTCCGCGTGCGTGGCGCGCCCTACAGCGAGTCGACCGTCGGCGAGCTGGCGATCTTCGAGACCGCGATGGCGATGCGCGCGCGCTTCGGACGTGCGGCGCTGCGCCAGTACATTATCTCCCACACCGAGGACGTGAGCGACCTCCTCGAGGTCCTGCTCCTGTTCAAGGAGGCGGGGCTCCTGCACGGGACGCTCGGGGGCGGGGCGCGGACCGATGTCATCGTCGTCCCGCTCTTCGAGACCATCGGCGACCTGCAACGCTCGCCGGCCATCATGCGCGACTTCTACGAACTTCCCGGCATCGCGGCGATGATGCGCGCCTCGGGAAGCGAGCAGGAGGTCATGCTCGGCTACTCCGACAGCAACAAGGACGGCGGGACCTTCACCTCCAACTGGGAGCTGTACAAGGCCGAGACCGACCTCGCCGCGCTCTTTCGCGACGGTGAGGCAACACGCGGCATCACGCTACGCCTGTTCCATGGGCGTGGCGGGACCGTGGGGCGTGGCGGCGGCCCGAGCTACGAGGCCATCCTGGCGCAGCCACCAGGAACGGTGAACGGGCAGTTGCGGCTGACGGAGCAGGGGGAGATCATCGCCTCCAAGTACGCCAACCCGGACATCGGACGTCGCAACCTGGAAACGCTCGTCGCCGCCACGCTGGAGGCGACGCTGCTGCCGCCGGCGCGCGCCCTCCCGCGCAGCTTTCGCGACGCGGCCGAGCAGGTCAGCGCGGCGTCGTTTGCCGCGTATCGCGCGCTGGTGTACGAGACGCCCGGCTTTGCCGACTACTTCTTCAGCGCCACCCCCATTCGCGAGATCGCGGAACTCAACATCGGGTCGCGCCCGTCGTCGCGCAAAGCATCGCGCGCCATCGACGATCTGCGCGCCATTCCGTGGGTCTTCTCCTGGGGACAGTGCCGCGTCGCGCTCCCCGGATGGTGCGGCTTCGGTTCCGGCGTTGCCACCTTCCTCGATGCTGACCCCGCGCGGCGCGAGAAGCGCCTTGCCCTCCTGCGCCGCATGTACGCGCGGTGGCCCTTCTTCCGCACGCTCCTCTCCAACCTCGACATGGTCCTTGCCAAGACCGACCTGGGCATCGCCCGCCGCTACGTGGAGTTGGTGGAGGATCGCGCGCTCGGCGAGCGCATCTTCGCGCGCATCGAGGGCGAGTGGCGCCGCGCCGGCGAGATGCTCGCCCTCATTACCGGCGAGGCAACGCGCCTCGCCTCCAATCCCGCGCTCGCCCGCTCCATCGAGCATCGCTTCTCATACATCGATCCGCTCAACCACCTGCAGGTGGAGCTCATGCGCCGCTATCGCCTTGGCGAGTCGACAGGTGCAATTCTCCCCGACCGCGTGAAGCGCGGCATCCATCTCTCCATCAACGGCGTGGCGGCCGGGCTGCGCAACACCGGCTAG